The window ATTACTCGAATGGTTAAAGGATGCGGAGGGTTTATTCAGCACAGGTGATGTAAAGGTAGATGAAGATTTGTTGGCTAATGCTCCTCAATTAAGAGTCGTTGCACAATCATCGGTAGGGTATGACAATATAGATATCGATGCCTGCACGAGGAGGGAAATTCCCTTTGGAAATACACCTGGTGTGCTTGTTGAAACAACGGCAGATTTAACCTTTACCTTATTGCTGAGCGCAGCTCGCCGAATTCATGAATGTTGGGATTTTGTTAAATCAGGCAATTGGGCAAGTAATAACAATATTCCATACGGTGTAGATTTGTTTGGGAAAACTCTCGGTATCGTAGGTATGGGGGATATCGGCTGCGCTGTAGCTAGGAGAGCTAAGGCGTGCGGGCTGAACATTATTTACTATAACCGTACAAGGCGTATGGATGATCATGTACTCGAAGCGAGATATGTTGACTTTAGGGACTTGCTGCAGGAGTCCGACTTTATCATTACCCTTGTTCCTTTATCGAATCAAAGCCGGGGCATGTTTGGAGCGGAGGAGTTTGCACAGATGAAGCCTTCAGCTTATTTTATCAATGCGGCACGCGGGTCTATTGTGAATACCGAGGCCCTCTACGAAGCATTGAAAAGTAAACAAATCGCATACGCCGCATTAGATGTAACCGATCCAGAACCGCTTGCGGGAGACCATCCATTACTCAGCCTTCCGAATATCTTAATAACCCCGCATGTAGGTAGTGCAACTTACGAAACGAGAAATCGCATGGCACATTTAGCTGTGGATAATTTATTGGCAGGTCTTGGTAGACTAGCGCTTCCAGCTTGTGTGAATCCAACCGTTAATTATCCGAAGTAAGTCCTTTAAATTTAGTTCTATTGGCTTCGCCCTTAATAAAAGGGCGAAGCTGTTTTGCATTGTTTCCCATGCATAACTAAGGAGAAAGTATGGATAACTGCCATGGCTAAGAGCAAGGCAGCTTTATTCTTGTCAGTCCACCAGTGTTTCCCCATGTTTCAGCAAGTTAAGACGGCTTGAGTCGAGCTCCCTTCTCCGCCAATCGGCCAACAACCGGTCAAGTGCTTCCTGCGGCGTATCATCGGCTAGGCGGAAAGCGCCATAATGCATCGGGATGAACGTCTTGGCCCCCACATCGAGGAACGCCTGAACCGCCTCCTCTGGCGTAACGTGCTGCATACCCATAAACCATTCCGGCTCGTAAGCACCGATCGGCATAAGCGCGTAACGGATACCCGGAAACCTCGCTCCGATGTCGCGGAAGCCTTGGAAATATCCGCTGTCTCCGGCAAAATAAATCGCATCGTTGTTCCCCGCGCCTTCCACTAATAACTCTGCTGATCGGTTGATCACCCAGCCTCCCCAAAGCGACTTGTTCGTATCCGTCAGCGTACGCCGAGTCCAATGCTGCGCTGGAACGAAATGAAACTCCAGCGGCCCGACCGTTGTCTTCCCCCACCAAGGCAGCTCGTGGACCTTATTCAGTCCAAGCCGCCGCATCATCCTGCCAAGTCCTTCAGGCACTAGTGCGACAGGTGAGCCTTTCAACTTGCGCAATGATCCGACGTGCAGGTGATCGTAATGCGAATGAGAGAGCAAGACGATATCAACCGGCGGTATTTCATCGAGTGTAAGCCCTGGCGCCTCTAATCTGCGGGCAAAGCCCATCCGGTTCGCCCATACCGGATCCGTAACAATCGTCAAGCCCGCCACCTGCAACAGGAAAGTTGAATGTCCAATCCAGGTGATCGTTGTTACGCTGCGGTTATTCCAAAGCAGTTCTTGCTGCTTATGCTCCGCTTCACCGATGCGTAAGCTGAGATCCTTGACTTTCCCTTTCCGTTCTTGCTGCCATCGGCGAATTTCCTTCCATGTTTTCACCTTTGCGGTTGGATCCGCATTGCTATAACGTTTTTGTGCCATAAATTGCTATCCCCCTCACAAAACCACCATAAGTCCTTTAAAATATATCTCCATATATATAAAGATGTAGATTCTTATCGGCTTTGTCAATGTTTAGCAGAATGATGGTTTCATTGTTAACATCGGTTGATGAGTGAATATATAGAACGCTTGAAGCATGGAGAAAATATCGGTCCTTACAGGCAGAACGTTTGATCGCTAAAGCATGATTAATCTCATGCTCTATGCCAAAAGTCATGCCTTGTAATTATATTTGATGCCGAACTGAGAATATGGCTGCTTGTGTTCGGTCGCGCAATCCTAGCTTAGCTATGACATTCGAAACGTGATTTTTCACTGTACCTTCCGTGATAACAAGCAAGCCTGCAATTTCTTTATTATTTAATCCTTGGCCCAATAAAGCTAGTACCTCTTTCTCTCGTTCGGTCAGAAGCCTGAGCTGGGCAGGCTCATTTATGTGTAAAGGATGGGCGGTATCCGGGTTCCAATCTGACATTTTTTTAAACTCGTTAAGAAGCGTTGCCGTTATATCGGGTTGAAGTACGGTCCCGCCATTGTAAACCGTTTGAATCGCACTTACAATCGCCTCAGAGGGCATATCCTTCAATAAATAGCCATGGACACCTTTTTCCAAAACTTTTAAAATTAACTCCGCGTCATCGAAGGTGGTCAGAATCAGTACCTTCGTCTCTGGTAAAGCCCTGAGAATCAATTCCGTTCCTTCCACGCCATCCATGCCAGGCATCCGGATATCCATCAACACAACATCCGGTCGCCATTCGAGCGCCTTGGTATAGGCGTCTCTACCATCCACTGCTGTTCCAACGACTTCCATGCCTGATTCTAACCCGATGATGGTCGCAAGTCCCTCTCTCATGAGCCTCTGATCGTCTACTATGAGGATTTTCACTTATTTACACGCTCCATTTCCGTTAACGAATAAGGGAATTGCACTTCAACAGCAAAACCCTCTTGCGGGTCCATGCTAAAATGTACCTCTCCGTTCCACTCCTTGACTCTTTCTTGCAAATTGATTAAACCAAACCCCGGCTTCAGTTGGGCAGGAACCTCCCCGTCATTACGTATGCACAGAGAAAAATCGGTCTCCGAATAAGCTAACAAGATTTTCGCATTTTTCGCATGGCCGTGTTTATGAGCATTCGTCAGAGACTCCTGTACAATACGATAAGCAGTTAATTGGAGATCACCTGGCAGTGGGACGGGTATCCCATGTACTTCAAAAGTGGTTTGAACCTCAGCAAATTTAGTAAACTCCTCAGTTAGCTTCTCAAGGCTATCATTTAAGGAAGTGGACATAACAGGTTCATCCCGAATAGCCCTTACGGAAAGCCGTACCTCTTGCAAAGACGATCTAATTAGATCTTCACATGCCAGATAAGTTTGCTCACTGCGTAAAGGATCCAACCTGCTTAGCTTGCGAGCCGCTTGCATTTGAACCAATAATGCCGTCAGTTTATGACCTACCGTATCATGAATTTCTCGTGCAATTCGCACTCTTTCCCTAGTTGCTGCCCACTCCTCCGTTTTGAGAGCATAGTCCTGAAGTCGTTCATGAGATTGCATCAATTGTGCATACAACTGCATCGTATCCCGACGTGCGCGTTGATAAAAATTGATTAGAGCGCTCACAATACCTGCGAAAACAATAAATGAACAAGTAATAAAGTAGCCAATTTCATTGAATCGTTTATATAAATACCATTCAATGCTTCCCATCGTAATAATATATATGACCAGCAGCAGCAAGCATGTAATGATTAACATTCGGGTGTTCTTTAAAAACATTAAAATCGCTAAGGCTGTAATTCCTATAAATAGATGATTCGGGAAATCTCCGCCTATATATACATAACCATAAGAAGCGGATACCAAGAAATCTAAGATGAGGACGTGAAATAGCCAATTGTATTTTTTTTGCATCTTTAGATAAAATAAATGAACTAAAAGAAAAACCACCAATGAAAAGACAACAAAACTTAGGCCCCAAAAAATCGTAATTGAATTTTTATAATAAAAAACACCGGTTAAAGCTAAATCAAAAGCAAGCTTTATACCAAAAAACAACCTCCATGAAAGGGGGTTCTTTCTTATTTTATCCGTCTCTTGGAGCATTCTCTTTACTCCCCTCATCTTTTGGTTCCATTCGAAGCTTCGAGCGATTCTGTTGCTCTTCTAATTAAGTTTGATGCCTACGATAGTCACCTGGCGTTACGCCAGCGTGCTTCTTGAACGTTCTATTGAAATGACTAATATGATTATAGCCGTTCGAACTTCGATTTTAAAAGGAAACTGCTCGTCGAGTAACCCTTTGTAGACATAAATCGGATAATCAGACAAATATGACCTCTACTAAATTCGTACGTAACTCATTAGCTAAAGATAATGGTACACAGATTCGGGGAATTGTGCAAAAGAAACGTGGAAAAGGGAAAGTTTCCCTGTAATAATAGAAGAAAATTAAGTTACCCACTAGATCTGGGAGGAAATGGGGAAAAGCAGTATGAAGCAACTGGCATTTAGCACGCTCCCCTGCGATGGCTGGTCTTGTGCTGAAATGATTATGTTTGCCAAGGAATGCGGTTTTAGCGGAGTGGAGCTAAGGGAAGGATCCAACTGGGGCATATCCGCCGAGATGGCGCAGGATGAGCGGAAAGAGGCGCTTCGGAAATTCGAGGAAGCGGGCATTCGAATCACCAATATTGGTTCAGGTGTATGTTTCACAGGCAAAAGAGGGGATGCCGAGCAATTCGATAATTTTAAAAAGGTCGTTTCGCTCGCTCGTGATTTGAAGGCCGGTGGAGTACGGATTTTCCTTGGCTACTTCAATAAACGCAGAGACAATCCGGTTCCTGCTATTCCTTATCCCGAAATGATAACCCAGATTAAGGAGGCTTGCGATTATGCGGCCACTTACGGTGTGCAGGTATGGATTGAGACGCATAATGAATTTGCCACCGGCCGCTCGCTTCGCAAGCTGCTGGATGATGTGGACAGACCGAACTGCGCGGTTATCTATGATATTATCCATCCGTTGGAAGAAGGAGAGCCGCCGGAAGAGACAATTGCGTTACTCGGCTCGCAATGCGTTCATGTACATGTAAAAGACGGCGTCCCTTTTGAAGATCTGCTGGAGTCGAACTGGATGTACACCAAGGTCGGCGAAGGGCAGGTGCCGATTGTTTCAATTGTAGACGAGCTTGAACAATCGGGCTACACCGGCTATTACTCTCTGGAGTGGGAAACCAAATGGCGCAGGGAACTGCAAATTCCCGGTATGGAGCCAGCAACAATTTTTCCTGCTTATGTTAAATTTATGCGTGAATTATTTCAAAGCCTAATGAAATGAGGATTTTGCTCGGCAGAGTTACGTTGGATCAGTACCGCAGGTTGAACCCGTGGTAGAGGTGTCTCGCAGAAAATTGTATAATTAAATAGTCAAATCTAAACGAGGAGTGTAGAGATGAACGCCATAGAAACGCGGATTCATACGTTGAAACAGTATGTGCCGGAATTAACGGCACCAACTGATCTTGCCGATTTTTGGGATCGTGTCTCCCGGGAAGCAGCAGAATCCGTGAGATATACGAGTGAGCCAGTCGTCTCCCCATTCTTACAGGCCAAAGTTTACAAAGTCGTATTGGAGGGTGCAGCTAATACGCAGGTCCACGCTTGGTATTTGCTACCTTCCGTCCAGCTGCGTCATCCACTTCCCTGTATCGTAACCTTTCACGGTTATTCCGGTTCCAAAGGTCAACCGGAGGATCACGCTGCTTGGCTGCTTATGGGGTATGCCGTGCTCGCTATCGATGTTCGGGGGCAAGGAGGGGAGACAGGCAACGGGCTGCCGCAAAAATACGGCATGACCAAAGGGTGGATTACACAAGGGATTCTCGATCCTGAGGGCTCCTATTATCGGGCATTAGCTATCGATGGCATGCGTGCTGTACGGTGTGCGATGGCAATGCTGGAGATAGACCCCGAGAGGGTGTTTGTTTTTGGCGGCAGCCAAGGTGGCGGTTTGGCACTTCTTGTATCCGCCTTGGAGCCTAACCTAAGGGCTGTAATCGCACATGTACCTAACATGTGCCACATGGATCTGGGGATACTTCAATCGGTCAGTTCACTCACCGAAGCTGCGGAATTCGTAACTCGCTTCCCGAACCGCCTTGACGAGGTGCTGCGGACGCTTAGCTATTTCGACATCATGAATATGGCGCATCGAATCACGCTGCCCGTGCATGTGACGGTCGGACTGAAAGACACGACCTGCTTACCCGAGGCGATCTTTGCCGCATATAATCGGATCGTGTCTGTGGACAAATCGATCGAGGTTCACCCGTTCATGGGGCATGCGATGCCCCCGGGATTTCACGCAGCGGGACATGCCTTTTTCTCGCAGTGGCTTTAGGGTATGGTTTCCCGGTTTATAATGTGTTCTTTTTTCATAGATAACACTTTCCTACTACGACTATTCTTTGCCTATCATAGGTATAAGGTAGTTGTTTTTGTCGTTGGAGGCTGTGATTTTTGTTATAGCTTATCTATTAGAAGTTAATTGACACGCGAATGTCGCCATGCTAAACTGTAACGAAATTGATTATAGATAATTCACTTCGGCCTATAGTTAAGTAACCTTCAGATAGATCATCTTGAGTGGGGAGGATTATTCGTATGTCAACCGATTTACCGCAAGCAGAGAAACCATTAGAACCAGAGGTGCCCGGTATTATGCGAGAACGGACGGTCTCCTGGTTACTTTGCACGACCATTATTCTTGTCGTAATGAACACGATGATGTTCAATTTGGCATTGCCCAAAATTGCTGTGCAATTCGCTCTCAGCCCCTCGACCGCGTCATGGATCGTGACGGGCTACTCCATCGTATTTGCCATCTCATCGATTACTTTCAGCCGATTGTCCGATTTCGTGCCAATTCGAAGACTCTTCACGGTTGCGCTGCTCTCATTGGGCGGGGCATCCGTGATTGGCATGTTCAGCGACGGATTTGGGCTGCTGCTTATCACGAGGCTTATTCAGGCTGCAGGCGCTGGTGCCATTCCTTCGCTCGCGATCGTGCTAGTCACACGTTACATTCCGGTTTCCCGCAGGGGCATGGCCATGTCATTCATTTTGTCAGCCGCCTCACTTGGCCTAGGGCTTGGTCCTGTCGTCGGCGGATCAATCGTTCAATATCTGGGATGGCATTTCCTATTTGTGATCACCGGCCTAACACTGCTGCTGATCCCGGTTTTCCTGCTAATACTTCCCCGGGAAAAGGCGGCGCGCGGTTCGTTCGATTTCATTGGCGCCGTCCTGATCGGGATGGGGACGACGGGTTTGCTGCTCTTCCTCACATCCAAAAGCACGGCTGCACTCGTTGTGGGCATGATTGCCCTAGCATTGTTCGCGGTGCGCATCCGCAAAGCGACGAATCCATTCGTCCTGCCCGCTCTATTCGGCGACAGACTATATTTAGCCCTTGGTGCTATCGGCATTAGCGCCTACATGATCAGCTTCTCCTTCTTGTTCCTCGCCCCGCAAATGCTGGCCAAAGTCTTCGGTTTAACTCCGGCCGCATCGGGTCTTGTGCTCTTTCCAGGTGCGCTCCTTGCCATGCTGGTATCCAACCGGGTTGGCCGCCTCATCGACCGATACGGTAACGGTGCGCTCCTCCGCTATACGCCTTGGCTGCTGCTGGTTTCGACCGTTTTGCTCGCACTGACTGCCGTCCATTCCTTTTATGGGCTTGCCGCTGTCTATATACTGACAAGCATCAGCATCACTTCTATCTCCAGTGCGGTGTCAAACGAGCTATCACGGCAGTTGACGAAGGAGCGGCTCGGCTCTGGTATGGGCTTATTCCAGCTGCTGCAATTTTTCAGCGGGGCTTTCGCCGTAGCCATCTCGGGGAGTGCACTTGTCTGGCAGAAGTCACTGCCAACTGAGCGCGCGTTCGACAATCTTATCTGGGGCATGGTAGGAATCGCCATACTGACCATCGTCTTCGCCTTTATTTATCGCGGCTACGCCAGAAAGCGAACGAATGCCGCCCCTGCTCGAGCTTAATAAATACAAAGAGGATCCCATGCGGATCCTCTTTGTATTTATTACACCTAAGCTAAAGATTCCTTCTGTGGCAGCTTCTCGTCCTTCTTAGGCTTGATCGCGAATAAGGCGATTACGCTGGCCAAGGCACATATACCTGAAATGGTATAGAACATCGTGGCCGGCGATATTTTCAAAAGGATGGAAGCAAGAGGAGGTCCAATGGCAACCCCGATGAAGCGGGTAGAACTATAAATCGAGGTGATTATACCGCGCTGCTCCTTCTTGATCCCTCTTGTAATCATGACATCCAGACATGGCAACGCTGCGCCAATTCCAATCCCAGCCAAGCCAATCAAAGTAATGAGCCAATAAATCGACGCCACCATACCGCAAAGAAAAATACTTCCGGATAGTAAAATCAACCCCACGAAAATAATCCATTTCATGAGCCTCTCGTCCTTGCCAATTCCTTTACCCGTACCAAAAGAAGAGATACATAAGGCTGCAAGAGGAATCGCAAGAATACATCCTTTTATGACACCAAAAACGTTGAATTTTTCTTCTAATAAGTCTGATAAATAATATAAAGTTCCGAATATGACAAGCATACAGATACATCCGATAGCGAATATCGCATACAGCCAGCGGCCATTGTTTTTGAAAATGTTTCTGATATTGGAAAGGTAGCTTGCAAAAGACACCTTATCCGCTTGTTCCGATTTCTTTTGTGGGGATTTCACCAAAAAGAGCACGAGCAGCATCGAAATCAGACACAGTATGGGAATGAACATAAAGGGCAGGAACCAGATGACCATCGCAAGAGCGGATCCTAGAATGGGGCTGACCACTTTCCCGAATGTATTCGCTGTCTCTACAATGCCAAGACCGCTGCTGACATCACTTTCTTCTTTGAAGATATCACCAACTAATGGAATGACGATGGGAAAAGCTCCCGCCGCACCTATGCCTTGAATGAAGCGGCCAACTAAGATGATTGCATACGATTGATCCAACCACCACGCTGCTAATCCCGCAATCAAACCACCAATACCTGTGATAATTAAGCTGGGTATAATGACGATTTTTCGACCAAAGCGGTCGGATAAATAGCCGGCAACCGGTATTAAGATAATGGCCACAGCCGAGTAAACCGTAATGAGTAAACTTACTTGTAGAGAAGTGATGCCTAGTTTACTCCGAATGGCCGGTAACACAGGAATTAACATGGAATTTCCCAGAGTCATGATAAGTGGTATGGATGCTATAGAGAAAAGCTGCTTTTTATTCTCGATACTCATAGCTTAGTGCACCTTACACCTCTCAATCCATCATTTCATGTACATTAAAT is drawn from Paenibacillus sp. V4I7 and contains these coding sequences:
- a CDS encoding MBL fold metallo-hydrolase — its product is MAQKRYSNADPTAKVKTWKEIRRWQQERKGKVKDLSLRIGEAEHKQQELLWNNRSVTTITWIGHSTFLLQVAGLTIVTDPVWANRMGFARRLEAPGLTLDEIPPVDIVLLSHSHYDHLHVGSLRKLKGSPVALVPEGLGRMMRRLGLNKVHELPWWGKTTVGPLEFHFVPAQHWTRRTLTDTNKSLWGGWVINRSAELLVEGAGNNDAIYFAGDSGYFQGFRDIGARFPGIRYALMPIGAYEPEWFMGMQHVTPEEAVQAFLDVGAKTFIPMHYGAFRLADDTPQEALDRLLADWRRRELDSSRLNLLKHGETLVD
- a CDS encoding sugar phosphate isomerase/epimerase, coding for MKQLAFSTLPCDGWSCAEMIMFAKECGFSGVELREGSNWGISAEMAQDERKEALRKFEEAGIRITNIGSGVCFTGKRGDAEQFDNFKKVVSLARDLKAGGVRIFLGYFNKRRDNPVPAIPYPEMITQIKEACDYAATYGVQVWIETHNEFATGRSLRKLLDDVDRPNCAVIYDIIHPLEEGEPPEETIALLGSQCVHVHVKDGVPFEDLLESNWMYTKVGEGQVPIVSIVDELEQSGYTGYYSLEWETKWRRELQIPGMEPATIFPAYVKFMRELFQSLMK
- a CDS encoding response regulator transcription factor; translated protein: MKILIVDDQRLMREGLATIIGLESGMEVVGTAVDGRDAYTKALEWRPDVVLMDIRMPGMDGVEGTELILRALPETKVLILTTFDDAELILKVLEKGVHGYLLKDMPSEAIVSAIQTVYNGGTVLQPDITATLLNEFKKMSDWNPDTAHPLHINEPAQLRLLTEREKEVLALLGQGLNNKEIAGLLVITEGTVKNHVSNVIAKLGLRDRTQAAIFSVRHQI
- a CDS encoding alpha/beta fold hydrolase; this encodes MNAIETRIHTLKQYVPELTAPTDLADFWDRVSREAAESVRYTSEPVVSPFLQAKVYKVVLEGAANTQVHAWYLLPSVQLRHPLPCIVTFHGYSGSKGQPEDHAAWLLMGYAVLAIDVRGQGGETGNGLPQKYGMTKGWITQGILDPEGSYYRALAIDGMRAVRCAMAMLEIDPERVFVFGGSQGGGLALLVSALEPNLRAVIAHVPNMCHMDLGILQSVSSLTEAAEFVTRFPNRLDEVLRTLSYFDIMNMAHRITLPVHVTVGLKDTTCLPEAIFAAYNRIVSVDKSIEVHPFMGHAMPPGFHAAGHAFFSQWL
- a CDS encoding D-glycerate dehydrogenase, coding for MTKFKVVLTKETWPAAMERIEQHCEVKCWKEAGPIPRTVLLEWLKDAEGLFSTGDVKVDEDLLANAPQLRVVAQSSVGYDNIDIDACTRREIPFGNTPGVLVETTADLTFTLLLSAARRIHECWDFVKSGNWASNNNIPYGVDLFGKTLGIVGMGDIGCAVARRAKACGLNIIYYNRTRRMDDHVLEARYVDFRDLLQESDFIITLVPLSNQSRGMFGAEEFAQMKPSAYFINAARGSIVNTEALYEALKSKQIAYAALDVTDPEPLAGDHPLLSLPNILITPHVGSATYETRNRMAHLAVDNLLAGLGRLALPACVNPTVNYPK
- a CDS encoding sensor histidine kinase, whose amino-acid sequence is MLIITCLLLLVIYIITMGSIEWYLYKRFNEIGYFITCSFIVFAGIVSALINFYQRARRDTMQLYAQLMQSHERLQDYALKTEEWAATRERVRIAREIHDTVGHKLTALLVQMQAARKLSRLDPLRSEQTYLACEDLIRSSLQEVRLSVRAIRDEPVMSTSLNDSLEKLTEEFTKFAEVQTTFEVHGIPVPLPGDLQLTAYRIVQESLTNAHKHGHAKNAKILLAYSETDFSLCIRNDGEVPAQLKPGFGLINLQERVKEWNGEVHFSMDPQEGFAVEVQFPYSLTEMERVNK
- a CDS encoding MFS transporter — protein: MGRIIRMSTDLPQAEKPLEPEVPGIMRERTVSWLLCTTIILVVMNTMMFNLALPKIAVQFALSPSTASWIVTGYSIVFAISSITFSRLSDFVPIRRLFTVALLSLGGASVIGMFSDGFGLLLITRLIQAAGAGAIPSLAIVLVTRYIPVSRRGMAMSFILSAASLGLGLGPVVGGSIVQYLGWHFLFVITGLTLLLIPVFLLILPREKAARGSFDFIGAVLIGMGTTGLLLFLTSKSTAALVVGMIALALFAVRIRKATNPFVLPALFGDRLYLALGAIGISAYMISFSFLFLAPQMLAKVFGLTPAASGLVLFPGALLAMLVSNRVGRLIDRYGNGALLRYTPWLLLVSTVLLALTAVHSFYGLAAVYILTSISITSISSAVSNELSRQLTKERLGSGMGLFQLLQFFSGAFAVAISGSALVWQKSLPTERAFDNLIWGMVGIAILTIVFAFIYRGYARKRTNAAPARA
- a CDS encoding MFS transporter, encoding MSIENKKQLFSIASIPLIMTLGNSMLIPVLPAIRSKLGITSLQVSLLITVYSAVAIILIPVAGYLSDRFGRKIVIIPSLIITGIGGLIAGLAAWWLDQSYAIILVGRFIQGIGAAGAFPIVIPLVGDIFKEESDVSSGLGIVETANTFGKVVSPILGSALAMVIWFLPFMFIPILCLISMLLVLFLVKSPQKKSEQADKVSFASYLSNIRNIFKNNGRWLYAIFAIGCICMLVIFGTLYYLSDLLEEKFNVFGVIKGCILAIPLAALCISSFGTGKGIGKDERLMKWIIFVGLILLSGSIFLCGMVASIYWLITLIGLAGIGIGAALPCLDVMITRGIKKEQRGIITSIYSSTRFIGVAIGPPLASILLKISPATMFYTISGICALASVIALFAIKPKKDEKLPQKESLA